The Humulus lupulus chromosome 3, drHumLupu1.1, whole genome shotgun sequence genome window below encodes:
- the LOC133824342 gene encoding zinc finger protein SHOOT GRAVITROPISM 5 has product MLENNNNTASSSGAADPSSSSDHHHQNHNHHHHHQSHYGFPHNSSENGVNTNTNSNSKRKRRPAGTPDPDAEVVSLSPKTLLESDRYVCEICNQGFQRDQNLQMHRRRHKVPWKLLKRETQEVKKRVFVCPEPSCLHHDPCHALGDLVGIKKHFRRKHSNHKQWVCDKCSKAYAVQSDYKAHLKTCGTRGHSCDCGRVFSRVESFIEHQDSCTVRQVRPELQALQPAATAAGCSSRTASSTSPSSDANFSNIAGPFPTGRVLNFPKPTEPNMFLSSPSERGATTTATTNNNSTTKHSGITVNSTNNQLHQQNLLELQLLPSSSDALGLSTHNASEENYATHLKLSIGSFDAGKSELQQNNSNNKPSSNARISTRDQQQQAMVALEVSRMRDYANEEMKLAMAEKTYAEEARREAKRLIEMAEMEFTNAKRIRQQAQAELEKAQLLREQATKKISSTILQITCQACKQQFQTTPSAFGPSDETTSLAMSYMSSATTEGEGE; this is encoded by the exons ATGCTAGAAAACAACAACAATACTGCTTCTTCTTCTGGTGCTGCTGATCCATCTTCTTCTTCTGATCATCATCatcaaaatcataatcatcatcaccatcatcaaAGCCACTATGGTTTTCCTCATAATTCTTCTGAAAATGGGGTCAATACCAATACTAACAGCAACAGCAAAAGAAAACGAAGACCAGCAGGCACACcag ATCCAGACGCAGAAGTGGTATCCCTCTCGCCGAAGACGCTGCTGGAGTCGGACCGGTACGTGTGCGAGATCTGCAACCAAGGGTTCCAACGGGACCAGAACCTGCAGATGCACCGGAGGCGGCACAAGGTGCCGTGGAAGCTTCTGAAAAGGGAAACCCAAGAGGTGAAGAAGAGAGTGTTCGTTTGTCCGGAGCCGAGTTGCCTCCACCACGACCCCTGCCACGCTTTGGGAGACTTGGTTGGGATCAAGAAACACTTTCGCCGAAAGCACAGCAACCACAAGCAGTGGGTCTGCGATAAGTGCTCCAAAGCCTACGCCGTTCAATCCGATTACAAGGCCCACCTCAAGACTTGCGGTACCCGAGGCCATTCTTGTGACTGTGGTCGTGTTTTTTCAag AGTTGAGAGTTTCATCGAGCACCAAGACAGTTGCACGGTCAGGCAAGTCCGGCCGGAGCTACAGGCCCTTCAACCAGCAGCCACCGCAGCCGGCTGCTCCTCTCGGACGGCTTCGAGCACGAGCCCGTCCAGCGACGCTAATTTCAGCAATATTGCCGGGCCATTCCCCACCGGAAGAGTACTCAATTTCCcaaaaccgaccgaaccaaacATGTTCTTAAGCTCGCCATCGGAGAGAGGAGCCACCACCACCGCCACTACTAATAATAACAGTACTACTAAACACTCGGGCATCACTGTGAATTCCACCAATAACCAGCTGCACCAGCAAAATCTGCTCGAGCTTCAGCTGCTTCCGTCTTCGTCCGACGCTCTCGGTCTTTCGACTCACAACGCTTCGGAAGAGAATTACGCCACTCATTTGAAGCTCTCGATCGGGTCTTTCGACGCCGGAAAGAGCGAATTACAACAGAATAACAGTAACAATAAACCGAGTAGTAATGCTAGGATTAGTACTCGTGATCAGCAGCAGCAAGCGATGGTGGCATTGGAAGTGTCTAGGATGAGAGATTATGCTAACGAGGAGATGAAATTGGCTATGGCGGAGAAGACGTACGCGGAGGAAGCTCGGCGAGAAGCGAAGCGGCTGATTGAGATGGCGGAGATGGAGTTCACTAACGCCAAGAGAATAAGGCAGCAAGCTCAGGCTGAGCTAGAGAAGGCTCAGTTGCTTAGAGAGCAAGCCACCAAGAAAATAAGCTCAACCATTTTGCAAATCACTTGCCAAGCTTGTAAGCAGCAGTTCCAAACGACGCCGTCCGCGTTTGGACCGTCCGACGAAACGACGTCGCTTGCTATGAGTTACATGTCGTCCGCTACTACTGAAGGAGAAGGAGAGTAG